From the genome of Candidatus Nealsonbacteria bacterium:
TTTTTACCAGATGGCTGATTTTTGAAAACGTTCAACGAGACGTCAATGATAATATTGTTGAAGAAGGAGGAAATATTGACCCTAATAGCAAAAAAATAATTAGCAATATTTCTTGGAGGGACAAAAAAGTTCAAGTAATTACATATTTAACCAATTGGCAAGAATGAAAAATTTAAAAATTAAATTTAAAAAAGAATTGGGCTTTACACCCGTAGAGGTCGAAGAGGATAAATCCTCTTCTCCACCCTTCGCTGCGGCTCGGGAGTCGAAGAGGATAAATCCTCTTNNNNNNNNNNNNNNNNNNNNNNNNNNNNNNNNNNNNNNNNNNNNNNNNNNNNNNNNNNNNNNNNNNNNNNNNNNNNNNNNNNNNNNNNNNNNNNNNNNNNNNNNNNNNNNNNNNNNNNNNNNNNNNNNNNNNNNNNNNNNNNNNNNNNNNTCTTCTCGCCCCTTCGCTATCGCTCGGGAGCTTGAAGGTTCAAAAAGCGTCAGACGAAATAAGGGCTTCACCCTTATTGAACTTTTAATTTATATTGGAGTTTTAGCCATTGTTGGCGGAGCAATTACTTCTTTTTTACTTTTGGCCATTCGTTCCAATACTAAATTCAGGGTAATGGCAGAGACCCTGAATAATAGCCAAAGGGCAATGGAAATAATGGTTTATGAAATAAGGGGAGCAAAAAGTATTTATAGCCCAACCACCACTGAAAATCAGCTTTCTTTAGAGACGATTCGTTATTTGCCGGCTGGTGAAAAAACAAGTTTTATTGATTTTTATCTTTGCGCCGAATCCCTTTGTTTGAAAAAAGAATCTCAAAACCCAACTGTTTTAACTTCTCAAGAAGTAAAAGTGACCAGCCTAATCTTTACTCAAATTATAACCGGCTCCATTCCTTCCCTTCAAATTGAGCTGGAAATCAGTTACAAAAATCCGGAGAATAGGCCGGAATATCGGGCCGCGGTTAAGTTGGTCTCAACCGCTTCTTTAAGAAATTATTAAAATGCTGAAAAAGAAATTAAAAGACAATTTTGTTTCCCAAAAGGGCTTTACTTTTTTTTATTTGATTATTTTGGTTTTGGCAGTTGTTTGCGGCATTGTAATTTCTTTTGGCATTTTAATTGTTGGTCAACAAGAAATCGGCGGTAATATTATTACTTCAACCCAGAGTTATTTTGCGGCCGAAGCCGGGATTGAAGATACTCTCTTGCGCCTTGTCAAAAAAATGAAATTGCCCAACTCTTATAGTTTAAAGGTTGGCCAGAGTTTGGCGACAATTGAAATTTCAGATGCTTTTGGCGGCTCCCGGACCATTACTAGTGGCGGAAGTTTTTTAAACCAGATAAGAAGAATACAGGTTGTTTATCAGGTCTCAACCCAAAAAATATCTTTTTTTTACGGGGCTCAGATTGGAGATGGAGGAATCAAAATGCAAGACACGGCAAAAATTGAGGGAAATGTTTTTTCCAATGGAAGTATTGTAAGAGTTGGGGGAAATCCAAGAATTACCGGAACGGCAATTGTGGCCAAAAACGGAAATGAAATAAATGGTTTAATAATCGGCCTTAATGCTAATGTTCATAGTTGTAGAAACTCTAAAATTTCAGGCACCCTGACTTATGTTCAGGGCGGGACAATAATAAATTGTCCTGCCTCAGCAACCAATGTTCAAACCGAAGAAATTAAGCCCAAGGACTTACCAATTTCCCAGAGCCAAATTGAACAATGGAAAAGCGAGGGTCTGGCTGGAGGAATTATTTCCGGTAATTATACTTTAAGGCGAAAACAGGAGGTTTTTTTGGGGCCAAAAAAAATTGAGGGCAATTTAATTATTCAAGACCAGGCTAAACTTTTATTAACCGGAACAATCTGGGTTACCGGAAATATAACCTTAGAAGATAGGGGACAAATTCTTTTAAATCCGGCCACCTATGGTTCTTTGAGCGGATTAATTTTAGCCGATGGAAAAATTATTGTTCAAGATAGGGCTAAAGCCCTGGGTACCGGTCAGGCCGGAAGTTATTTAATGCTGCTTTCTGAATTAGATTCTGTTTTAACCGGCTCGGAAGCTATTGTAATTAAAGATGGTCCGACCATAGATATTATTTATGCTTCAAGGGGTTATATTCTTTTAGAGGATAGTATAATTTTAAGACAGGTTTCCGGTTATGGATTAAAGCTCAAGGATAATGCCAAAGTTACTTATGAAGTTGGATTGGCTGATACAACCTTTACCAGCGGACCGGCCGGGGATTGGAAAGTTGTTAGTTGGAAAGAAATTGAATAAGGCCTGTAAAATTTTAAAGGACGGTGATTCGCTTCGGGAACACAATTTTTAGGACACGCTCTGCTCCCCAGCGAGGAGCAAGCTCATTTCCTCGGCAAATTTTCGCTGCGTGCGAAACCATGCAATTTGCCTGCGGATGGTCCATAAAAATTGGTTCCCTCGCTTAAATTTTAATTGTCACTTAGGACCACTTTTTGTTTTATTGGTTTTGATGATATAATTAATTTAAAGATGTTAGAATTTTTAAGTTTAAAACAAGAAGTTTTCGGTTTAGATATTTCTGACCGATCTTTAAAAATTGCTAAACTCAAAAAAAGAGGAGAATTTTTAAGCTTGGCTTCTTTTGGTGAAACAGAAATAAAATCAGCCGGAATAATTAAACAGGGCGAAATAAAAAAAGAAGCTCTTTTTATCAAAATTCTTAAACAAGCCCTAAATGATGTTAAGGGCGAGAAGTTAAAAACAAAATATCTTATTGCTTCCCTACCCGAAGAAAAGACCCTTTTG
Proteins encoded in this window:
- a CDS encoding prepilin-type N-terminal cleavage/methylation domain-containing protein translates to SSRPFAIARELEGSKSVRRNKGFTLIELLIYIGVLAIVGGAITSFLLLAIRSNTKFRVMAETLNNSQRAMEIMVYEIRGAKSIYSPTTTENQLSLETIRYLPAGEKTSFIDFYLCAESLCLKKESQNPTVLTSQEVKVTSLIFTQIITGSIPSLQIELEISYKNPENRPEYRAAVKLVSTASLRNY